Below is a genomic region from Bradyrhizobium sp. 1(2017).
CCGGCCAAGCAACTGGTCTAGCGCAGCAGCGCTGACGGCGGCTTCCTCGTGATCCTCGACTGCGATTTCGTCGTCAAGCGAGAGCGCGCTGTAGCGCGATGCATCGCGAACGCGGTCAACCCATTTGTAGCGAGCAATAGCCGTAACCCAGGCACCAAAAGGCCTCGACGGCGTGAAGGTGTGGCGTTTGGCATGAATGGCCAAAAGCACCTCCTGCCGCGCATCGTCGGCGGCCGGATATGGAAGCCGGCGCGCGTAGTAGGCGCGAAGCCACAGATCCAGCTCCCGAAGCAATTGCTCATAGGCGGCTCCATCCCCTCCCCGCGCCGCAAGCATGAGCCGGCCCCATCGCTCCGAGCAATCGTTCCATCTCTCCCAGCGAGCCGTTTTCCCGCGATCGGGTCGCGACGGAGCGGCATCCTCCCGGGACCGTGGACGCCGCAGTTCATCTCCCCCAGCGGATTGCGTGGCCATGGAAGACGTGATGTCATCACCCGAGAGCGCTTTCATCGCCGAAGGCTCCTGTCGAGACACTCGAGCAGCACGCTTGTCTCGAACGGCTTCCTGAGAAGACAGAATGCGCCGGTCGATGCCGCTTCCGCGTCTAGCTGCTTGTGAGGAAGCGCGGTAATGAGAATGACCGGCGCCCTGACCTTCTGCCCATGGAGCTCGCGAACGAGGTTGAGCCCGCCCA
It encodes:
- a CDS encoding sigma-70 family RNA polymerase sigma factor — protein: MLAARGGDGAAYEQLLRELDLWLRAYYARRLPYPAADDARQEVLLAIHAKRHTFTPSRPFGAWVTAIARYKWVDRVRDASRYSALSLDDEIAVEDHEEAAVSAAALDQLLGRLKPAQESVIRLVKLNGLSIARASGATGQSAALVKINIHRGLKKLAALVS
- a CDS encoding response regulator transcription factor; its protein translation is MKVPFVGVVDDDEALCLSLVDLMRSIGYRSEPFDRAEALLSYADRFSFDCIIADVHMPGMGGLNLVRELHGQKVRAPVILITALPHKQLDAEAASTGAFCLLRKPFETSVLLECLDRSLRR